The DNA segment CCCGTCGAGTCCGAGCCCACCGCCCAAAAGCGCCGCCATGTCGCCCGCCAGGTACATGCGACGCGACGCGCCGGCTCGCGAGAGCAAGGCGTCGGCGGCGGCCAGCGCCTGCGCGCGGGCGGGGCCGGGGAGTCCGGCGGCGCACTCGGCGAGCAGCAGCACGCCGTCCTCGTCGCGGACGCCGACGGCGGCTCGGGTGCTCTCGACGGGGCGTCCACTTCCTTCCAGCAAGACACCGTCGCTCGCCTTGTCCTTGGGGACGATGGCGAAGGAGCCGCTCGTCAACGCGAGTCGGAGCTCGCCGCCCGTCGGGCGAGCGCCAGCGCGAGCGGCGAGCACGAGCACCGTACCCGGGTCCTCCGCCTCGGCTCGGCCGAGCGCGACGGCCTTCGGGTCGACCTCGAGCACCCCGAGGCGGACCCCTGGAGCGCCCTCGGGATGCACGGCCGCCGTCGCGATCGCGTACGGGTAGCCGTGCTGCGGCAGCCCCTTCACCCGCCACGCTCCCTCTCCCGCCACGACGCCCGCGAGCGGAGGCCCTGGCAACACGCGCCGCGCGGTCAGGTAGAAGAAGTCGCGCTCGTCCCGGCGGATGTACCGGGGGAAGTTCATGTGGCCCATGCTCCTGATCATTCGCCGCGCGCGGAACCGGAACTCGGGCAGCCCGCGGACCTGCCCCTCGTACTCCCAATCGGTCTGGAGCGGCCGCGCGAGCGGGGCGTAGGCGGCCTCCGGCGCCATCGAGTAGAACTCGAAGCCGGCGTGACCGCCGTTCATGTCGAGGTGCATGCCGTAGCTGCAGCGCGCCCGGAGCATCGCGCGGCCGAGCTCCTCCGCCGAGACGTCCACGCCGTAGAGGTAGGCGGAGAACCCCTCTTTCGTGAGGCAGAGCCCGCTCCGGGTCGTGTGGATCGCGTCGTGCCAGCCGGGCGGAGTGCCACCCCACCAGGTGCGCTTCCAGGGGTTCCACGTGTCGTTCTGGACGAGCATGGTGAGGTTCTGGCGGAAGCTCAAGATCTCGTCCGGCACGTCGGTGGTGGCCGGCCACGAGCCCATCGCGGTGGTGCCGTCGCGGAGCTCCATCACGGTGGCCCCGTACGGCTTGGGTGGCAGGTAGAGAATGCCGTTGGCCTGCATGCCGTACTCGCCGTGCTGGGCCTGAAAGCCCCCGTTGAAGCCCGCCACGAGCGTGCGCATGACCTCGGGCGCCCTCGGGATCATCCCGGGGCCCGCCTCGCCCGTGGCGCTCACGGGCTCCACGGTCCCCGCCTCCATGTGGAGCGCCACGACGCGCGAGTCCCAAAGCGTGACGTAGACCCGCGTGCCCGGGCGTTGCGCGTCGGTGCGGACGAAGCTCTGCACGAAGGGCGTCGGGAGGCCGGGCACCTCGGTGATGAACGGATCTTTGTCGAGCGAGATCCACGCGCCCTCGTTCGGGAGCGGGGGCTGGAGGATGGGCTCCATCTTGGCGGGCGGGAACCCGACCTCGGGGTCGGCGGTGCTCGCCACGACGCGGGCGGGCCCTTGCTGCTGCGTGAGGCTCCCGAGGTCGCTCTCCACCTCCGACGCGCCGGAGCCTGCGCCAAAAACGTCAGACTTTCCGCGCTTTAGAAAGTCGAGCGCCGTGAACGCGACGGCCTTCAGGACCTGCATGTTCTCGTCGCCGAACGCGGGCACCGCGCGGACGCGGTCGACGGCCCAGGGCACGAGCCCTGGGGGGCGGCCTCGCTCGCCGAGCGTCACGCGCACGCGGGCCGCGCCCTCGACGGCCCGGCGCCCGCTCGCGTCGACCCGCACGACCTCGCCGCCGTCGATGACCGCGCGGAGCACGCCGCCCGACCACGACAAGGCCACCTGCTTCGCCTCGGGCTCGAGCGCGTAGACGTCGTGGACGACGCCGCGTCGGAGGCCCGTCTGCTGCCACTCCGTGCCCATCTCCTGGACCCGCTGGAGGGCGCTGAGGTCCTCCGCGCCGCCGTGGCCGCGCAGGTCGAGCACGTGGAGCGCCTTCACGACGCCATCGAGCGAGGTCGTGTAGGCGGCGAGCTCGCCGGAGACCACCGGGGCGTCCTCGTCGATCGCGGCCGAGCGCGTGAGGTTGTGCGACGCTCCGACCTCGAGCAAGACGCCCTCCGGCGACCGGCGCGCGAACACGAGGTACAGGTCGCGTGGGCCGGTGCCCTCGCTCGCGCGCACGAGGGCGTGGTCGGCGGCCCTCAGCGAGCGCAGTGGACCGCGCGGTGTCTCCGCCCACGCGACGTCTTCGGGGGCCGTGTCGAGGCCGGCGGCGGTGAGCGCCGTGGCGAGCGCGACGCGCGCGTTGGCGGGCGCTGGGTCGAGGTGCCCGCCGCCTCGCAGGGCGGCTGTGAGGGACAAGGCGAGCGCGACGGGGATCGGCCTTAGCCGCGGCGTGAGCACGAGTCGAAAACGCGCGGCGGAGGGCATCGAGTCCGGCGCGCAGCGTAGCGCAGTCGGGGGTCGTGCCGCGAGATTCTCAGCGCGGAATGGTGATCGAGAGCGAGGGCGAGCGCGACGTGCCGACCTCCTGCGTGATGTCGACGCGGTCGCCGGGCCGGGCCCAGATCTCGACGCGCCAGCGCCCGCCCTCGTCGGCCTGGGTGCCCGCGACGCGCTGCTCGCGCGGCAGGTCCGGGTTCAGGTTGAAGGTGATGATGAACGCGTTCGCCTCGGCGCCGCCGGGGCCCGCCGCGAGCACGTAGCGGTTGGGCTCGGTGCCTTGCGTGATCGAAGGCAGCTCCGGGGGCGGCAAGGGGAGGGTGGGGCTCACGCAGGCCGTGGACGCGCCCGAGCCGACGATCACCCCGGCAAACGCTCCGGAGAGCGCCAGGCGGCCGGCGAGGGCCGCGGGGAGCGCCCATCCCTGCCTCGCGCGCTTGAGCCGCGCGCCGCGCGCGCCGCCGGCGTCGTCCGTCGTCATGCTCATGGCTTAGCACGGACCGTGCCCGCCGTTTCGGCGCCGAGACGGCTCGCAACCGCTGGGATCCGCCAACTCTGTTGGCGATCGGCGGGTTCCCAGTTGTCAGGCCGGGACGACCTTGAGGCTCACGCGCGGGCGGCGACGGGGGCGCGGGCTCTCCGCCTCGAGCAGCTCGCCGACGAGGTCGTAGTCGCTCGCCTGCGTGACCAGCACGCGCCGAACCTCGCCGGGGGCGCACTCTCCGCCCGACAGGAACACGTGGCCGTCGATGTCAGGCGCCTGGCCCGCGTGCCGGCCCTGCATGACGAGCTCGTGCTCTTCGCTCGGGCCCTCGACGAGGACGTCCAGCTCCCGCCCGACGAGCTCCTTCTGCGCCTTCCGCGCGATCTTCCGCTGGAACGCCATGAGGGTGCGGGCGCGCTTCTGCGCGACCTTCTCGGGCACCTTGTCGGAGAGCAGGTAGCTCTTCGCGCTCTCCTCGTCCGAGTAGCGGAACACCCCGAGCCTCTCGAAGCCGGCCCAGCCCACGAAGTCGAGCAGCTCCTGGAAGTCTTGGTCGGTCTCGCCGGGGTGGCCGACGATGAACGCCGTGCGGAAGGTGAGGCCGGGGATGGCCGTACGAAGCCGCTCGACCACACGTCGCTGCCGACCGATCCCGTGCCCGCGCTTCATGCGCCGGAGCATCGCGTCGGACGCGTGCTGCAGCGGCATGTCGACGTATTTCGCCACGCGCGGGTGGTTCGCCAGCACGTCGACGAGCGCGTCGTCGAGGGTCTCCGGATACAGGTAGAATACACGCACCCAACGGATGCCCGCGATGTCGGCGAGGTCGGCGATGAGCTTCGCCAGCGGAACGCGCTCGGCGGCGGGGAGGTCCCGGCCGTAGGCGACCGTGTCTTGCGAGATGAGGTTCAGCTCGAGCACGCCCTGCTTCGCGAGAGCGCGCGCCTCGCGGAGGATGTCCGCCGCGGGCCGCGAGCGCTGCTTCCCGCGAAACTCGGGGATGGTGCAGAACGCGCACGTGCGGTTGCAGCCCTCCGCGAGCTTCAGGTACGCGCTCGCGCGGCTCTGCGTGAGCACGCGCGGGTCCTTCGCGCGGACCACCCAGTCGGCGGGGTTGCCCACGAGCACTCGGTCGGCGTTGCCGCGGAGGACGCTCGCGAGCTTGAGCATGTCGCTCGAGCCGAGGAAGTGGTCGACCTCGGTCATCTCCGCGGCGAGCTCCGCGGGGTAGCGCTGCGACAAGCAGCCCGAGACGACCAGCCGCTTGCAGTCGCCCGAGCGCTTCAGCTCGGCCATCTCGAAGATGGTGTCGATCGACTCCTTTTTTGCCTCGCCGATGAAGCCGCAGGTGTTCACGACGATCGTGTCGGCGGCCTCCGGCTCGCCTACGAGCGTGTACCCCTCGCGCGCCGCCACCCCGAGCATGACCTCGGAGTCGACGCGGTTCTTCGGGCAGCCGAGGCTGACGAAATAGATGGTCTTCTCGCGGGAAGAGTCGGGCGCGGGCGGCGCGGGCGGCGTAGGTGGCATGCGCGGAGGCTCAGTAGCAGGTGACGTCGACGTTGTCCCGGCCGGGTGTCCCCCGCTGCGCGCCGCTCGCGTAGGTGCTGAACGTGAGGCTCCAGCGGCTCCAGTCGCTGCGCACCGCCGCAGGGCAGTTCGCAGGGAACGCGATCGAGCGCGCAGGCGTGACGTTCGAGAAGGGCGGGTAGTCGAGCTGGTCGATGACCGTCGTGCCCGCGCGCACGGTGATGCGATCCCCGTCGTTCTTCAGCACGTCGGTGCGCTCGAAGGCGTACACGGGCTCGGGCAGACCGAGCGCCCGCGCGCCGGCGAGGGAGCCAGCCACGAGGACGATCCCGAGGGGCGGGAGCTCGGTGCCGGCGGGGAGGGTCGCCGTGTCGAAAGCGGCTCCCTTCGGCGACTCGACCACGAGCCCGTCGAGCTTGAGCCAGCAGGCGCTCCGGCGGCTCGTGATCTCGACCCACTCGGCGTTGTCGCCCGAGCCCGATCGCGAGGAGAGGAGAAGCTCGGTGATCGCCAGGTCGCCCGCGCCGAGCGGCGGGCAGTAGACCTTGGGCGGCGGGCCCGCGTCGACCGAGGCGTCGGGCCGACCCGCGTCGACGGAGGCATCGGGCCGGCCGCCGTCGACCGGAGGCGGCGTGGCGTCGACCGGGGGGGGCGTGGCGTCGACCGGAGGCGGCGCGGCGTCGACCGGAGGAGGCGCGGGGCGCTCCCCGGCCTGGAAACCGTTTGGGTTCACCGAGTCGGGCTCGCTCGGCTCGAGGGGGGCTTCCTCTTCGTAGAAGTCGTCCCCCGGGTCGGCCTGGGCGCGCGACGGTCGTGGAGAAGCGGCGCTGCACGCGGACGTGACGACCAGGAGCCCCGCGAGCAGGCCGGCCGCGCGGCGCGCGAGGAGCGCGCGCCCGACCTGACCCGGCGTGTGTGGAGGCGTGTCGAGCGGCGTGGGGGGGGACACCTGCATGCGCACCCTCATGCGGTAGCAGCTCCGCCTACATGCGCAAGGCGGCGGTCTGCGGCCGCGTCGACCGCGTCGATGAACCGGTCGAAGAACCGCGTCGAGTCGTGAGGGCCGGCCGCGGCCTCGGGGTGGAACTGCACGCTCATGGCGAGCCCGTCGCGCGTCGACAGCCCCTCCACCGTCCGATCGTTGAGGTGGACGTGGGTCACCCGCACACCTTCAGGCAGCGACGCCTCGTCGACGCAGAAGCCGTGGTTCTGGGCGGTGATCTCGACCCGGCCCGTGGCCACGTCGAGCACCGGCTGGTTGACGCCTCGGTGGCCGAAGGGGAGCTTGAACGTCCGGGCGCCGAGGGCCAGCGCGAGCAGCTGGTGGCCGAGGCAGATGCCGAACACCGGGGCGCGCTCACGGGTCTTCAGGAGGTCTCGGACCACCGCGATGACGTCGACCGCGGCGGCCGGATCGCCGGGCCCGTTGGTGAGGAAGACGCCGTCGGGCGCGAGCGCGAGGGCCTCGTCGGCGGGGAAGGTCGCCGGGACCACCGTGAGCTCGCAGCCGCGCTCAACGAGGTTGCGCAGGATGTTCTTCTTGGTCCCGAAGTCGTACACGACCACGCGGCGGCTCCGACCGCCTGCGGCCTGCGGCCGCGTGCGCCACGCCCCGAGGTCCTCGGTGAACGCGTAGGGCTCGCGGGGCGTCACGTGCGGGACGAGGTTCCGCCCCACCATCGACGGCGCGGCCCGCGCGGCCTCGTGGAGCGCCTCGAGCGGGCCAGTGCCGAAGGCCGCCATCTGGCTGCCGTGGTCCCGAAGGTGGTGGGTCAGACGGCGCGTGTCCACGCCCTGGACCCCCACGACCCCGTGGCGGGCGAGCCACGCGCTCAGGGGCTCTCTCGCGCGGTAGTTCGAGGCCGTGTGGCTGAGCTTTCGCGCGATGAGGCCGCGGACCGTGGGCCGCTGGTCGCGTGACTCGGCGTCTTCGCCGTTGACCCCCACGTTGCCGATCTCCGGGCTCGTGAGGACGAGCAGCTGGCCGAAGAACGACGGGTCGGTGAGGGACTCCTCGTAGCCGGTGGGCGCGGTCGAGAACACCGCCTCCCCCGTACCTATCCCCTCCGCCCCGAACGATTCCCCGGGGAACGCGGTCCCGTCAGCGAGCACGATGTGGGCGTTCGCGTGCACCATAGGCCGCGGCATAGCACGGAACGGCGGGGCTCAACGCTCCGCCAGCTCGAAGCGGTCGGAGGTGCGCTCGCCGCGGCGAGCCCGCTCGGCGGAGCGCCGCTCGGCGAGCCTCGACAGCTCGTTCGCCTGCTCTTGGACGGCGTACACGGCCGCCAGCGCGAGCAGCCCAAACGAGAAGAGGCCACCGAGCGAGTAGAGCAGCACCTCGCGGGACCGGTCCTCGTGGGACCGCTCGAAGTACATCGACACCGCGTGGATGGTGCGGGCGCTCCTGTGGATCACGACGAAGCTCCAGAGGCCGCCGGTGACGAGCATGAGGAACAAGTCGAGCCCCGGCCGGAGGGCGGGGTTCTGGGTGGTTCGCTTCAGGTCCCGCGCCAGCAGGGCGAGCCACACGATCCCGAAGAGCCCCCCGGTGACGGCGACGAGGGCGGTCACCCGCGCGGGGCTGCGCTGCGGGAGGAGCCCTCCCACGAGGCGCACCTTGACGGGCACGCTGGCGCGCGCGCGGGCATAGAGCTCGTGGGTGGAGGAGAGAGTCGCGGCCATTCTCGGCGTCCGGTGCGGCGTCCAGCCAGACCATTCAAGCGCACGGGCTGGGCCGCGCAAACTGAAAACGATGTAACCTCCACGGGTCGCGACCGGCAAGAATCCGTCGCGCCTTGACCCCGCGTGCGCGCCTCGGTAAGCCACGTGTCCCCTTGATCTCCGCCGAGACCATCCTTGCCGTTCGCGAGAGATCAGATCTACTCGCCGTGGTGGGGGAGCACGTGCCCAGCCTGAAGCGGCGGGGGAAGTCCTACGTGGGGCTCTGCCCGTTCCACAAGGAGAAGAGCCCGAGCTTCCACGTCAACCCGGATCGCGGCTTTTACCACTGCTTTGGGTGCAAAGAGTCGGGCACCGCGATCGACTTCGTGATGAAGCTCGAGGGGGCGACCTTCCCGGAGGCGGTGCGCTCGCTCGCCGAGCGGCTCGGCCTCGAGGTCGACGAGTCGCGCGAGGCTCCCACCGAGGTCGACCGCCAGAAGCGGCACAAGGACGACCTCTACTCGGTGAGCCAGCTCGCCGCCGTGTTCTTCGAGGCACAGCTCCGCGAGCACCCCGACCGCGAGCTCGCCCTCGACGAGCTCGCGCGCCGCGGCCTGCGCCCGAGCTGGGCCGGCGGCGAGAACGACGCGGAGGCCGACCAGGCGCTCCAGGCCTTCCGACTCGGCTACGCGCCGCCCGAGTGGGACGGGCTCGCGCGCTTCCTTCGGGCGCAGGGCATCTCTCCGCTCGTGGCCGAGACCGCCGGGCTGCTCGTGCCCAAGTCGAGCGGCGCCGGCCACTACGACCGCTTCCGGCATCGGCTCATGTTCGCCGTGGTCGACCCGCAGTCGCGCGTCGTGGCCTTCAGCGGGCGCGCCCTCGCGCCACACCCCACCGACACCCGCCGCGACGATAAACCTGCAAAGTACATCAACTCGCCGGAGACCCCGATCTACACGAAGGGGGCCATGCTGTTCGGCGTCCACGCGGCGCGCCACGCCATCCGCGCGGCGGAGGAGGCGCTCGTCGTCGAGGGCAACTTCGACGTCGTCTCGCTCCACGCGCGCGGGGTCACGAACGTCGTGGCGCCGCTCGGCACGGCCTTCACGCTCGAGCAGGCGAAGCTCCTCCGTCGGTTCGCGCCCGCGGTCGTGCTGCTCTTCGACGGCGACGCTGCGGGGAAGAAGGCCGTTCGGCTCTCGCAGGCGCCGCTCCGCGAGGCGGGGCTGTCCGTGCGCGTGGCCACCCTGCCGGAGGGGGTGGACCCCGACGAGCTCGTGCGCGAGCGGGGCGCCGACGCGGTGCGCGAGCTCGTGGCGCAGGCGCGGGGCATGACCGAGCACCTCATCGAAGAGGCGCTCGACGCCTCGTTCGTCTCCGCCGACGCGTACGAGCGCGTGCGCCGCGTGGGCGAGGTGGCGCAGATCCTCCGCGACGAGCCGAACCCGCTCGTGCGCTCGATGTTCAAGTCGTACGCCGACCAGCTCGCGGGGCGGCTCGACCTGCAGCGGTCGCCCGAGGCCTTCCGCACGCTCGAGCAGACCGTCCGGCGCGCCGTCGCCGACAAGCCACCGCCGCCGCCGAGGTCCCGCCGCCCGGGCCTCCCGGAGGAGGGAGACACTGCGCCGACCCAGCAGCGGCCGGCGGACGCGCGCATCGCTCGCCGCGTGAGCGGCGCCGCAGAGCGACGAGAAATCATCGGCGCGCTCCTCGAGTACCCCGCCTTGCTCGACGACGAGGAGGTCGACGCCACGCTCCAGCAAGACCTCGTCAAGGGCCCGAGCGTCTACGTCGTCGTCGCGCTCCGCGAGGCCTGGGATCGCCGCACCGGGCGGCTCGATAGTGTTGAATTTCTTGCCCAAATCGACGAAGCGTTCCACAGCTTCGTCGCCTCCCGGCTCGCCGCCCCGTTGCACGAGACCGAGGAGGACGCAAAACGGCACTTGCTCAAGAACGCAAAACAGCTAAAGAGCCTGCTCCTTGGCGAGGAGGCTGAAAACCTCGCCCGTG comes from the Myxococcales bacterium genome and includes:
- a CDS encoding DUF4234 domain-containing protein, with protein sequence MAATLSSTHELYARARASVPVKVRLVGGLLPQRSPARVTALVAVTGGLFGIVWLALLARDLKRTTQNPALRPGLDLFLMLVTGGLWSFVVIHRSARTIHAVSMYFERSHEDRSREVLLYSLGGLFSFGLLALAAVYAVQEQANELSRLAERRSAERARRGERTSDRFELAER
- the carA gene encoding glutamine-hydrolyzing carbamoyl-phosphate synthase small subunit; its protein translation is MVHANAHIVLADGTAFPGESFGAEGIGTGEAVFSTAPTGYEESLTDPSFFGQLLVLTSPEIGNVGVNGEDAESRDQRPTVRGLIARKLSHTASNYRAREPLSAWLARHGVVGVQGVDTRRLTHHLRDHGSQMAAFGTGPLEALHEAARAAPSMVGRNLVPHVTPREPYAFTEDLGAWRTRPQAAGGRSRRVVVYDFGTKKNILRNLVERGCELTVVPATFPADEALALAPDGVFLTNGPGDPAAAVDVIAVVRDLLKTRERAPVFGICLGHQLLALALGARTFKLPFGHRGVNQPVLDVATGRVEITAQNHGFCVDEASLPEGVRVTHVHLNDRTVEGLSTRDGLAMSVQFHPEAAAGPHDSTRFFDRFIDAVDAAADRRLAHVGGAATA
- the dnaG gene encoding DNA primase; translated protein: MISAETILAVRERSDLLAVVGEHVPSLKRRGKSYVGLCPFHKEKSPSFHVNPDRGFYHCFGCKESGTAIDFVMKLEGATFPEAVRSLAERLGLEVDESREAPTEVDRQKRHKDDLYSVSQLAAVFFEAQLREHPDRELALDELARRGLRPSWAGGENDAEADQALQAFRLGYAPPEWDGLARFLRAQGISPLVAETAGLLVPKSSGAGHYDRFRHRLMFAVVDPQSRVVAFSGRALAPHPTDTRRDDKPAKYINSPETPIYTKGAMLFGVHAARHAIRAAEEALVVEGNFDVVSLHARGVTNVVAPLGTAFTLEQAKLLRRFAPAVVLLFDGDAAGKKAVRLSQAPLREAGLSVRVATLPEGVDPDELVRERGADAVRELVAQARGMTEHLIEEALDASFVSADAYERVRRVGEVAQILRDEPNPLVRSMFKSYADQLAGRLDLQRSPEAFRTLEQTVRRAVADKPPPPPRSRRPGLPEEGDTAPTQQRPADARIARRVSGAAERREIIGALLEYPALLDDEEVDATLQQDLVKGPSVYVVVALREAWDRRTGRLDSVEFLAQIDEAFHSFVASRLAAPLHETEEDAKRHLLKNAKQLKSLLLGEEAENLARENYKPEIEWETQTELAKEAASRVKARQGIKE
- the rimO gene encoding 30S ribosomal protein S12 methylthiotransferase RimO, producing MPPTPPAPPAPDSSREKTIYFVSLGCPKNRVDSEVMLGVAAREGYTLVGEPEAADTIVVNTCGFIGEAKKESIDTIFEMAELKRSGDCKRLVVSGCLSQRYPAELAAEMTEVDHFLGSSDMLKLASVLRGNADRVLVGNPADWVVRAKDPRVLTQSRASAYLKLAEGCNRTCAFCTIPEFRGKQRSRPAADILREARALAKQGVLELNLISQDTVAYGRDLPAAERVPLAKLIADLADIAGIRWVRVFYLYPETLDDALVDVLANHPRVAKYVDMPLQHASDAMLRRMKRGHGIGRQRRVVERLRTAIPGLTFRTAFIVGHPGETDQDFQELLDFVGWAGFERLGVFRYSDEESAKSYLLSDKVPEKVAQKRARTLMAFQRKIARKAQKELVGRELDVLVEGPSEEHELVMQGRHAGQAPDIDGHVFLSGGECAPGEVRRVLVTQASDYDLVGELLEAESPRPRRRPRVSLKVVPA